The genome window TAAGAAAATATCAGCCAAAACAGCAAGGGAATCAGCCAAAGTAGGAAAATATCAGCCAAAACAGCAGGGGAATCAGCCAAAGTAAGAAAATATCAGCCAAAACAGCAGGGGAATCAGCCAAAGTAAGAAAATATCAGCCAAAACAGCAAGGGAATCAGCCAAAGTAGGAAAATATCAGCCAAAACAGCAGGGCAATCAGCCAAAGTAAGAAAAAATATCAGCCAAAACAGCAAGGAAATCAGCCAAAGTAAGAAAATATCAGCCAAAACAGCAAGGAAATCAGCCAAAGTAAGAAAATATCAGCCAAAACAGCAAGGGAATCAGCCAAACTAGGAAAATATCAGCCAAAGCAGCAAGGGAATCAGCCAAAGTAGGAAAATATCAGCCAAAACAGCAGGGGAATCAGCCGAACTAGGAAAATATCAGCCAAACGCGTCCAATCCTCATAAAAATGAAAACCAAAAAGCTTCATTAATTTTTTGTCTATTTTATAAAGCTGGATGCCTGTAACTATCTTGCTTGGAATTCTGTTACCGTGAACAATCAAAAGAAATATTGACACTCATAATCTACTATATTTATAATCTCACATATAAAGAAAGCGTTTACTTTTACATCACTAAAAGAAGTAAACGCTTATTTTTTTACAACTAGTTAGGTTTAGCAAAAGACTTAAGTTGCTTAAAACATTTAAAACATTTAAAACAGGAGGAACAGGAATGAATCACTGGTTAAGGAAATTACTCATTATTCTAACGATATTTGTTCTTGTGTTCACGACACGAGGCTTCTTATTCAATCAAATGAACGTAAAAGCAGAGAACACAAGTGGAAAAGACATACCTGAAAACACATTAAGAATTCATTATCAAAATGAGGAGAACAAGTATCAGGATCTAGGGTTATGGCTGTGGGAAGATGTAGAATCGCCAACTGCCAATTGGCCACAAGGTGCTGCAGCGTTTGAAGAAGAGAATCAAGATGAGTATGGTACATATATTGATATCCCTTTGAAAGAAGATGCTAGAAAGGTAAGCTTTCTTGTTGTAAACAGAACCAATGGAGAGAAAGAGAGTGGAGATAAGTCAGTTACGATAAACAATCCATCATTAAATGAAATATGGATTAAAGAAGGTTCAGATAGTGTTCATCTATTTGAGCCGGTAGAGCTGGCTGACAATACAGTTAGAATTCATTATCAAAGAGATGACCAAAACTATGATAAGTTAGGGGTGTGGTTATGGGAAGATGTAGAATCACCTACTGTTAATTGGCCAACTGATGCCGTAGCGTTAGAAAAGAATGATCGCTATGGTGCTTATGTTGATATAAAAGTGAAAGAGAATGCTAAAAAAATTGGCTTTCTTATTGTAAACCGTGAAAATGGTGAAAAGATAGCTGGAGACAAAGGATTTGCATTATTGGAAGAATACGATCATTTGTGGATTAAAAATGAAGATGATCAAGTGTATATTTCACCATACTGGGAATCCCCAACTGATTTAGTATCAGGGGAACTATTGTCTGACACAACCATCCAATTAACTTTTTCCAGTACAAAAGGACTTGTGGAAGAGGAAATAGCGCAAGCATTATCTATTGTAGATAAGGACAAAGAAGTAATAGATTTTCGTGCAGTGAAAATTATTAATGAAACCACAGTGGAAATAACAGGTATTTATGATGCGGAAAAGGGGCCTTTTACAATCTCTTATCAAGGAAGATCTGTTACAGCTAAATCTGGGTGGAAAATGTTAGATGAAAATTACTTTTATGAGGGCAATGATTTAGGGGCCACTTATCATAATAAAGATGCAACATTAAAATTATGGGCACCGAAAGCCTCAAAGGTAACCGCTGTTTTTTATGATAAAAATGATGCAGCAAGGAAAATCGGCAGTTTAGATTTAGTACAAGGGGATCAAGGGGTATGGAGGATTGAAGCGAAAGCGAGTGAGCTCGGCATCAACGACACAAGAGGATATTATTATCAATATGAAGTAACCAATGATGGAAAAGTATCTAAAGTTTTAGATCCTTATGCTAAATCAATGGCAGCATTTACTGTTAACACAGAGGGAAAAGTTGGCAGTGATGGCGATACAGTAGGAAAGGCGGCCATTGTTGATTTAAGTCAAACCAACCCAGCTAACTTTAGTGGTGTTAACATCGATGGTTATGAAAAAAGAGAAGATGCGATTATATGGGAAGCTCATATTCGTGACTTTACTTCTGATCCAACCATTGAGACTGATTTAAATGGTCGCTTTGGAACTTATAAAGCATTTATTGATAAACTGGATTATATAAAATCCTTGGGTGTTACCCATGTCCAGCTCCTGCCAGTTAATGCTTGGTATTGGGGAGATGAAACGAGAATGGGAGAAAGGGAATTAGCGTATTCGGCAGCAGGAAATGAATATAATTGGGGGTATGATCCTCATAACTATTTCTCACCAGATGGTGCCTATTCTGAAAATCCAAAAGATCCAGAGCTGCGCATTAAAGAATTAAAGGAGCTAATTAATGCGATTCATGCTGCTGGCATGGGAGTGGTTCTAGATGTTGTATATACACATATGTCCAATGCTAGTCTATTAAATGATATTGTTCCAGACTATTATTTTTTCCAAGACAGTAATGGTAAGTTTGTGGGAGGATTTGGAAATAACTTAGCTACAAATCATAAAATGGCGGAAAAGCTAATGATAGATTCAGTGAAATATTGGTTTCGTGAATTTAAAATCGATGGCATGAGATGGGATATGATGGGGGATGCAACCTATGAAGCTGTTCAAAAAGCTTATGATGAAGCGAAAGGCATCAATCCCAATGCATTATTTATTGGAGAAGGGTGGAGGACGTTCTCTGGTCATTTAGCAGACCCATCTTTGGCAGGAAAAGGTGCAGACCAAGATTGGATGGATAAAACCGATGATGTCGGTGTTTTCTCTGATGAAATAAGAAATGAGTTAAAATCGGGTTTTGGTTCAGAAGGAGAGCCGCGCTTTATCACTGGCGGAGCTCGTAATATTCAGACGATATTTAATAATATAAAAGCACAGCCATCCAATACGCCAGCAGATGATCCAGGAGACATGGTGCAATATATTGAAGCACATGATAATCTGCCGCTCTACGATATTATTGCGAAAGCTTTGAAAAAAGATCCAGCCATTCCAGAAAATGATCTAGAAATTCATAAACGCATTCGCCTTGGAAACTCATTGATTCTGACTTCACAAGGCACGGCATTTTTACATGCAGGACAAGAATATGGAAGAACCAAGCAATGGCTAGGAGAGGGAATTCCAGAACAAAAATATGATGCTTTTACAGATGAAAATGGCAATGTGTTTGGTTACTTTGTTCATGATTCCTATGATTCATCTGATGCCATTAATATGTTTGATTGGTCCAAAGCCACCAATGAGGAAGCATATCCAATAAATAATGAAACGGTGGAATATACAAAAGGATTAATTGAATTAAGAAAATCAAGCAATGCTTTTCGACTAGGTGAAAAGAGTTTAGTCGATTCTAATGTAACCATGATTGATGCACAAGAGATACAGGAAGAAGATGTTATTATTGCCTATAAAAATGAGTCAACAGACAATACAGGCAGCTATTATGTATTTATGAATGGTGATACAAAAGCTAGGGAGCTGACATTAAGTGAAGATTTAACCGAATTTAAAGTAGTAGTGGATAATGATGAAGCAGGTAAAGATTCTGTTGAAGAGAAAAGTGGCTTCACTTTAACAGCAGAAAAAATAACACTTGAGCCACTTACTACTATTGTCATAAAAAATGAAAAAGAGACAGGCGGAAATCCGGATGATGGCGACAAAGAGCCCAATGATCCAGAAAATCCAGTGGATTCAACAGATCCTGAAGTTCCAGAAAAACCAGATAAAGAAGCCCCAGTTAATGCAGATAAGAATCCCATTGATAATAAGGGAGATAAAGGAGATAACGGTGAGAAGGCTGATAATAACGGAAAATCAAAAAATTCCTTGCCAAATACAGCAACTAATAATGGCACATATCTACTGATTGGGATAGTTATTTTAGCAGCAGGTGTTTGTCTTTCTATCATCGTTCGCAGAAAAAAAGCAGATGCAGAATAAATAAATAGATAGCAGAAGTTAGGAGTATAGCTAACTTCTGCTTTTTGTATTTAAAAAAGGGAAAGAAAGCAAAAAAATAATGGACGAAAGGATAAGAACGAAATTTTGTGCGCACCTTATTATTCAGAAGGAATGGTAAAATGAAGAAAATAATAGCAATGGTTACTTTTTTTTGTTTAATAGCACTCCCTACGATGGTATTTGCTGATACATATATCGTTAAAAATGGAGATTCGATGTGGGAAATTGCGGTGAAATATCAAATTGGCTTAACAGAGATTATTGCTGCGAACCCACAGATTTCAAATCCTAGTTTAATTTATCCAAATCAAAAATTGACTATCCCCAATATTGATTCCATTAAAACAGTAGAACGGGAAGTAATCCGACTTTGCAATATAGAACGTCAAAAAATGGACTTCCTGCTTTAACGGAAAACTGGGAATTATCAAGAGTTGCTAGAGATAAATCGATGGATATGGCTCAAAAAAAGTACTTTAGTTATACAAGTCCAACATACGGATCGCCATTTGATATGATGAAAGCATACGGAATTAGTTATAAAGCAGCTGGAGAAAATATTGCCCAAGGTCAAACAAGCGCATAAACAGTAGTTCAAGCGTGGATGAATTCGAGCGGTCATAGAGCAAACATACTAAGTGAAAACTTTACACAAATCGGTGTAGGATATTACCAAAATGGTAACTATTGGACGAAAATGTTTATATCAAAATAATATTTTAGCAAGGGATTACTACTTAAAATTAAGTGATAATCCCTTTATTTGTTGTGATGAGATAATACTTCTAATTTTGGTAGCTAGCTGGCTATTAATGCTTCCTCTTGAAAATCCACACAGTTCTCAGTGAAGCCTTGCCAACCATTTTCATATAGTTATTCGACAACCGCGATAAAGTGGACAATTGCCAAAACATTTAGTGACAAGACGAATCTTTTTGTGAGAAAATATTTTTAAAAAGGAGGCTATGTCCATGTATAGTTTTAATAATGATTATAGTGAAGGAGCACATCCACGAATTTTACAAGCATTGCTAGAATCCAATTTGCAGCAAGAAATAGGATATGGGCAAGATTCCTTTACACACAAAGCAGTTGAAATATTGAAAGAAAAACTGAATTGTGAGGAGGTAGATGTTCATCTTTTAGTTGGCGGAACGCAAACTAATTTAATTGCCATTTCTGCCTTTTTAAGACCACATGAAGCAGCCATTGCCGCTAAGTCTGGACATATTTTTGTTCATGAAACAGGAGCTATCGAAGCCACTGGTCATAAGGTTCTTACAGTTGATACGGAAAATGGCAAGTTAACACCAAGTCTAATTCAAAAGGTACTTGATGAGCATACAGATGAACATATGGTAAAGCCAAAACTCGTATACATATCCAATTCAACTGAAATTGGAACGATTTATTCCAAAAGCGAGCTTAAACAGTTAAGTGAATTTTGCCAGAAGAATCAATTGCTTTTCTATATGGATGGAGCACGTTTAGGGTCAGCACTTTGTGCCAAAGACAATGATCTTACGTTAAGTGATTTACCTCAACTTCTGGATGCTTTTTATATTGGCGGTACCAAAAATGGAGCATTGATGGGGGAAGCGCTTGTGTTAAAGAAAGATTCCTTAAAGGAGGATTTCCGTTATCATATTAAGCAAAAAGGAGCAATGCTGGCAAAAGGCAGAGTGCTAGGAATCCAATTTTATGAGCTATTTAAGGATAATCTTTTCTTCGAATTGGCTGAACACGCTAATAG of Niallia circulans contains these proteins:
- a CDS encoding pullulanase, encoding MNHWLRKLLIILTIFVLVFTTRGFLFNQMNVKAENTSGKDIPENTLRIHYQNEENKYQDLGLWLWEDVESPTANWPQGAAAFEEENQDEYGTYIDIPLKEDARKVSFLVVNRTNGEKESGDKSVTINNPSLNEIWIKEGSDSVHLFEPVELADNTVRIHYQRDDQNYDKLGVWLWEDVESPTVNWPTDAVALEKNDRYGAYVDIKVKENAKKIGFLIVNRENGEKIAGDKGFALLEEYDHLWIKNEDDQVYISPYWESPTDLVSGELLSDTTIQLTFSSTKGLVEEEIAQALSIVDKDKEVIDFRAVKIINETTVEITGIYDAEKGPFTISYQGRSVTAKSGWKMLDENYFYEGNDLGATYHNKDATLKLWAPKASKVTAVFYDKNDAARKIGSLDLVQGDQGVWRIEAKASELGINDTRGYYYQYEVTNDGKVSKVLDPYAKSMAAFTVNTEGKVGSDGDTVGKAAIVDLSQTNPANFSGVNIDGYEKREDAIIWEAHIRDFTSDPTIETDLNGRFGTYKAFIDKLDYIKSLGVTHVQLLPVNAWYWGDETRMGERELAYSAAGNEYNWGYDPHNYFSPDGAYSENPKDPELRIKELKELINAIHAAGMGVVLDVVYTHMSNASLLNDIVPDYYFFQDSNGKFVGGFGNNLATNHKMAEKLMIDSVKYWFREFKIDGMRWDMMGDATYEAVQKAYDEAKGINPNALFIGEGWRTFSGHLADPSLAGKGADQDWMDKTDDVGVFSDEIRNELKSGFGSEGEPRFITGGARNIQTIFNNIKAQPSNTPADDPGDMVQYIEAHDNLPLYDIIAKALKKDPAIPENDLEIHKRIRLGNSLILTSQGTAFLHAGQEYGRTKQWLGEGIPEQKYDAFTDENGNVFGYFVHDSYDSSDAINMFDWSKATNEEAYPINNETVEYTKGLIELRKSSNAFRLGEKSLVDSNVTMIDAQEIQEEDVIIAYKNESTDNTGSYYVFMNGDTKARELTLSEDLTEFKVVVDNDEAGKDSVEEKSGFTLTAEKITLEPLTTIVIKNEKETGGNPDDGDKEPNDPENPVDSTDPEVPEKPDKEAPVNADKNPIDNKGDKGDNGEKADNNGKSKNSLPNTATNNGTYLLIGIVILAAGVCLSIIVRRKKADAE
- a CDS encoding threonine aldolase family protein; translated protein: MYSFNNDYSEGAHPRILQALLESNLQQEIGYGQDSFTHKAVEILKEKLNCEEVDVHLLVGGTQTNLIAISAFLRPHEAAIAAKSGHIFVHETGAIEATGHKVLTVDTENGKLTPSLIQKVLDEHTDEHMVKPKLVYISNSTEIGTIYSKSELKQLSEFCQKNQLLFYMDGARLGSALCAKDNDLTLSDLPQLLDAFYIGGTKNGALMGEALVLKKDSLKEDFRYHIKQKGAMLAKGRVLGIQFYELFKDNLFFELAEHANRLAERLMTALAEKGYRFLTQSSTNQVFPIVSNDKIIELQKNYHFNIWGKIDKEHSAIRLVTSWATKEEEVERFINHLK